A region of Sesamum indicum cultivar Zhongzhi No. 13 linkage group LG7, S_indicum_v1.0, whole genome shotgun sequence DNA encodes the following proteins:
- the LOC105166994 gene encoding CBL-interacting protein kinase 18-like — MDQNGNILMKKYEVGRLLGKGTFAKVYYGKNLQTGESVAIKVIDKEKVLKVGLINQTKREIAVMRLIKHQNVMQLYEVMATKTKIYFVIEFAKGGELFNKVKKGKLKESAARKYFQQLISAVSFCHNRGVYHRDLKPENLLLDENGTLKVSDFGLSALSDSKRQDGLLHTTCGTPAYVAPEVIGRKGYDGAKADIWSCGVILFVLLTGYLPFHDPNLIEMYRKISRAEYKCPPWLSPQVRRLLSRILDPNPQTRISIEEIMETPWFQKGYDSKATRIKTGDNEMPHTDTDSVSSHSSPDIAAETKVELARPASLNAFDIISLSTGFDLSGFFVRKDQKDEVRFTSSKSTSAIVSKLEEIASRLRLSVKKKDDGSMRLEGSDEGWNWTLSIDVEIFEIASSFHVVEVKKSSGDTLDYQNMLRQDIRPALGEIICAWEGEQQEL; from the coding sequence CATATTAATGAAGAAATATGAGGTTGGGAGGTTGTTAGGTAAAGGCACTTTTGCCAAAGTTTACTATGGTAAGAACCTGCAAACGGGAGAGAGTGTTGCAATCAAGGTGATCGATAAGGAAAAAGTACTGAAGGTTGGTCTTATTAATCAGACGAAGCGGGAGATAGCTGTGATGAGATTGATCAAACACCAAAATGTGATGCAGCTTTACGAAGTAATGGCCACGAAAACTAAGATCTACTTTGTTATCGAATTTGCTAAAGGTGGCGAGCTATTTAACAAGGTCAAAAAGGGAAAGCTCAAGGAAAGTGCTgccagaaaatattttcagcaATTGATTTCTGCTGTTAGTTTTTGCCACAACAGGGGTGTTTATCACCGTGATCTTAAACCAGAAAATCTGCTGCTGGATGAAAATGGCACTCTAAAGGTATCAGATTTTGGTCTGAGTGCACTCTCGGATTCCAAACGACAGGATGGGTTGCTCCACACAACGTGTGGAACTCCGGCATACGTTGCTCCCGAGGTCATTGGCAGGAAAGGATACGATGGGGCGAAAGCGGATATCTGGTCTTGTGGGGTGATACTGTTTGTTCTGCTTACTGGCTATCTGCCGTTTCATGACCCAAATCTTATAGAGATGTATAGGAAGATATCGAGGGCCGAGTACAAATGCCCTCCTTGGCTCTCACCTCAAGTGCGAAGACTGCTCTCAAGAATCCTTGATCCCAACCCCCAAACTAGGATTTCCATAGAGGAAATAATGGAAACCCCCTGGTTCCAAAAAGGCTATGATTCCAAAGCTACAAGGATCAAAACCGGGGATAACGAAATGCCTCATACAGACACTGATTCTGTTTCAAGCCATTCTAGTCCTGACATTGCTGCTGAGACAAAGGTGGAGTTGGCAAGACCTGCTAGCCTGAATGCATTTGACATCATATCTCTATCAACCGGATTTGACTTGTCTGGTTTTTTCGTGAGGAAGGACCAAAAGGACGAAGTTCGATTCACATCAAGTAAGTCGACTTCTGCTATCGTATCAAAACTTGAGGAGATCGCTTCTCGTCTGAGATTAAGCGTGAAGAAAAAGGACGACGGTTCCATGAGATTAGAGGGCTCCGACGAGGGTTGGAACTGGACTCTATCCATCGACGTAGAAATCTTTGAAATCGCTTCCTCATTCCATGTAGTCGAGGTGAAGAAGTCTAGCGGTGACACTCTAGATTATCAGAATATGCTGAGACAGGATATAAGGCCAGCTCTTGGAGAAATCATTTGCGCATGGGAAGGAGAGCAACAAGAGCTGTAG